One window of the Lytechinus pictus isolate F3 Inbred chromosome 5, Lp3.0, whole genome shotgun sequence genome contains the following:
- the LOC129262147 gene encoding uncharacterized protein LOC129262147, with protein MTPTSRMSTVPMETTLSAESVVVYTPVMEKTTDGGAANDGNPNGQSDPTAISVAASAASLILVLVAIVIWYFLVRRQLLSKTKSHQRLGSHKSHRSNQGSRQSSFHDGHHDNVSSHKNHHGSKHSPKSHRSSSSPKSHHRHSGCHDSKEVCTCRKSYDSPLAGRRSPKGNSISECTGNSPFCPHSMRFQHPNHRKGRDSVQSELSDGGCSPVEAICTCDLPQGHTKVITGADFTVVELEAHNKRHMNSGEPLNNGHLPCTEMKDIPSTSASTHQPPSSAPQCTCPHPLPPAVAPTPDSPHVGASHRKVANVRSDPGVIGQKGDGEMV; from the exons TTGTTGTATATACTCCTGTGATGGAGAAGACAACGGATGGTGGAGCCGCTAATGACGGGAACCCCAACGGTCAATCAGACCCGACTGCTATCTCAGTAGCAGCATCAGCAGCCAGTTTAATCCTGGTCCTTGTAGCCATCGTCATCTGGTACTTTCTTGTCAGAAGGCA ATTGCTTTCAAAAACCAAAAGTCACCAGCGACTTGGGAGCCACAAAAGCCACCGTAGCAACCAAGGAAGCCGACAAAGCAGTTTCCACGATGGTCACCATGACAATGTATCGTCACATAAAAACCACCATGGAAGCAAGCATTCACCCAAATCCCACAGATCCAGCAGCTCCCCCAAATCACATCACCGTCACTCGGGTTGCCATGACAGCAAGGAGGTCTGCACTTGCCGCAAGTCGTACGACTCTCCCCTGGCTGGACGACGATCACCCAAGGGCAACTCCATCTCAGAGTGTACAGGGAATTCTCCGTTCTGTCCTCATTCCATGCGGTTCCAGCACCCAAATCACCGGAAAGGTAGAGACTCTGTGCAATCTGAGCTCAGCGATGGAGGATGCTCTCCTGTGGAAGCTATCTGCACATGTGACCTTCCTCAAGGTCACACGAAGGTCATAACGGGGGCGGACTTTACAGTGGTGGAGCTAGAGGCTCATAACAAGAGACACATGAACTCCGGAGAGCCTTTAAACAATGGTCATCTCCCCTGTACGGAGATGAAAGACATACCTTCAACAAGTGCATCTACCCATCAACCCCCATCATCTGCACCCCAATGCACCTGTCCTCACCCCCTGCCCCCGGCAGTAGCACCCACACCAGATAGCCCTCACGTGGGGGCTAGTCATCGGAAGGTTGCCAATGTTAGGAGCGACCCGGGGGTCATAGGCCAGAAGGGTGATGGTGAGATGGTATGA